The genomic region CTGGCGCAGCCGCTCGCGGCGCTCGTCCTGCTCGGGCCACATCAGGTTCTCCAGCCACGCCATCGCGTCCTCGTCGGTGACGTCGCCGGGGTTGAGGTCCAGCCCGCCGCGCCAGGCGACCTGCGGCAGCTGCTCCGGCAGTGGCGCGTGGCCCCCGCGCACCTCGCACCTCAGCCGCGGCTCCTCGCCGAGCAGCACCGGGCCGGCGTCGGTCGACCAGGCATAGCCCCACCGGTCGGGGTAGAGGCACAGCCCCGCGCTCGCGCCCACCTCGAGCAGGCTGATCGGCTCGCTCAGCCCCAGCGAGGCGAACGCCGGCAGCAGCGTCGCCATCCGCCCGGCCTCGTTGGTCTGGGTCGAGCGCTGCAGGATCGTCGCGCGGATCGACCCGTCGTCGCCGAGGAGCGCCGCGCGGAGCGCGTCGTACGGACCGGGGGCGGGTACGCCGTGCCACCGCGCGGCGGCGAAGACCAGGTTGGGCTGCTGCTTGATCGGCGGCAGGGTGGACAGCCAGGCCAGCACCTCCTCGTCCTGGGCGACCGCCGCCGCCCACGCGCTGAAGCAGGGCGAGTCGCTCGCGTCGGAGGCGAAGAGCGCGTACTGCTCTGCGGGGTCGGTGAAGGGCTCCATGGCCGCATCATGGCCCACGGATCGCGCCGATGACGCTAAGGTGCGGGCTCCGGCTGTCTCGGGTGACGGCCACGGGGGGAGACGTAAGTCGATGACGCCGTTCCTGATCATCGGGATCGTCGGACTGGCGCTGCTCGCCGTCTCCCTGCTCTTCGGCGACGTCCTCGACGGCGTCGGCGACGGGCTCCTCGACGGTCTCGGCGGCGAGGTGTTCTCGACCGCGGTGATCGGCGCCTTCATCTCCGCCTTCGGCTTCGGCGCCGCGGCGGTGGACGGCGCCGACGGGCCGCTCGTGCTCGCCGTGCCCGTCGGCCTCGGTGCCGGCGTGCTCTTCGCCTGGTTCGCCGCCCGCCTCACTCGGCTGGTGCGCGGCGGCGGCAGCGACGCCACCCTGCGCACCGACGACACCATCGGTCGCGACGGCACCGTCACCACCGAGATCCCCGCCGACGGCCTCGGCACCGTGCGCGTGCTGGTCGGCGGCCACGTCGTGCGCCTCAACGCGCGCGCCGAGGAGCCCATCCCGTCCGGCACCGCCATCCACGTGACCGGGGTGCTCTCGCCGACCGCTGTCACCGTCGCGCCCGTGTGGCCCCTCGACCCGACCGACTGACCACGCTCCCGCGCCGCGGGAGAGCCCTCGAAAGGACCCCCGTGCCAGACTCCGCACTCGTTCCCGTCATCGGGCTGATCGCCCTCGTCGTGCTGCTCGTCCTGCTCGTGACCAGCCGCTACAAGGTCGCCGGCCCCAACGAGGCGTTCATCGTCACGGGCCGCAAGGGCAAGGCCGTGATCAACCCCGAGACCGGCGCGCTCACCACCGACCTGTCGGGGCAGAAGGTCATCCTCGGCGGCGGCACGTTCGTCATCCCGTTCGTGCAGAAGCTCGGCACCCTCGACCTGTCCAGCCGCCGCATCTCGGTGCAGATCCGCGGCGCGGTCTCCGGGCAGGGCATCAAGCTCAACGTCGAGGGCGTCGCGATCGTCAAGGTCGGCGGCAACGCCGACCAGATCCGCCTCGCCGCCCAGCGCTTCCTCTCCCAGCAGGCCGACATCGAGCCGTTCACCCAGGAGGTGCTCGCCGGCGCGCTGCGCTCGATCGTCGGCGGTCTCACCGTCGAGCAGATCATCCGCGACCGCGGCGCCTTCGCCCAGCGCGTCGCCGACGAGTCGGAGAACTCCCTCACCGGCCAGGGCCTGATCCTCGACACCTTCCAGATCCAGGACGTCACCGACGACGGCAGCTACCTCGCCGACCTCGGCCGCCCCGAGGCCGCCCGGATCGGCCAGACCGCGGCGATCGCCGAGGCCAACGCCCGCCAGGCCGCCGAGCAGGCGCGGATCAAGGCCGAGGAGGAGATCGCGATCTCCCAGCGCACGCTCGCGCTCAAGCAGGCCGAGATCAAGGCCGAGACCGACGCCGCCTCCGCCACCGCGGCGGCCGCCGGGCCCCTGGCCCAGGCCGAGCGGGACCAGGCGATCTTCGCCGAGCAGGAGAAGGTCGCCGTCCAGCAGGCCGCGCTGACCGAGCGCCAGCTCGAGACCGAGGTCCGCAAGCCCGCCGACGCCGCGCGCTACCGCGTGGAGCAGGAGGCCGAGGCCCAGCGCAGCGCCGAGATCGCCGCCGCCGAGGCCCGCAAGGCCGCCTCGATCGCCGCCGCCCAGGCCAAGGCCGAGGAGGCGCGCCTGACCGGTGAGGCCGAGCGCTCGCGCCGGGCCGCGCTGGCCGACGCCGAGGCGATCGAGGGCGCCAAGCGCGGCGAGGCCGAGAAGGCCCGTCGTACGGCGGAGGCCGACGCGCTGCGCGCCGAGGGCGAGGCCAAGGCCGCCGCGACCCTGGCGATCGGTCAGGCCGAGGCGGAGGCGATGGACAAGCGCGCCGAGGCGTTCGCCCACTACAACGACGCCGCGGTGCTGCAGATGCTCATCGAGGTGCTGCCGCAGGTGGCCCGCGAGGTCGCCGCCCCGATCGGTGCCATCGACCAGCTCACCGTGGTCTCCACCGAGGGCGCGGCCGCACTCCCGCGCCAGGTCACCGACAACGTCGTGCAGACGATGTCGATGCTCAAGACCACCACCGGCCTGGATCTCGAGGCGCTGATCAAGCGCGCCGTCGAGGGCGCGGTGCCGTCCGCGTCCGCCGAGCCCCGCGACGGGATCGACGGCCACGACCAGCTGGCGTCACGCGCCTGACGCCCCGCTCGACGCTGGGACGACGGGTGGGCGGCCGCTGGCCGCTCACCCGTCGTCGCGTTCAGTCGGCCGGCAGCGCGACGTAGGTGGTCTCGAGGTACTCCTCGATCCCCTCGAAGCCGCCCTCGCGGCCGAACCCGCTCGCCTTCACCCCACCGAACGGCGCCGCGGGGTTGGACAGCAGGCCGGTGTTGATGCCGACCATCCCGAAGTCGAGCGCCTCGGCCATCCGGATCGTGCGGGCCAGGTCGCGGGTGTAGACGTAGGAGGCCAGGCCGTACTCGGTGTCGTTGGCGAGGCGCACCGCGTCGTCCTCGGTCTCGAAGGTGGTGATCGGCGCGACCGGGCCGAAGACCTCCTCGCGCACCAGCGCCGCGTCGTGCGGTACGCCGAGGAGCACGGTCGGCGGGTAGTAGTAGCCGGCACCCTCGGGCACGGTCCCGCGCCCGGCGACCTCGGCGCCCTCGGCCACCGCCGCGTCGACCAGGCGGCCCACCGAGGCGACCGCGGCCTCGTCGATGAGCGGGCCCACCTCGACGCCGTCGTCCTGGCCCCGGCCCACCCGCATCGCGGCCATCCGCTCGGCGAGGCGGCGCCCGAACTCGGCGGCCACCGAGGAGTGCACGACGAAGCGGTTGGCCGCGGTGCACGCCTCGCCCATGTTGCGCATCTTGGCGACCATGGCGCCGTCCACGGCCGCGTCGAGGTCGGCGTCCTCGAAGACCACGAAGGGGGCGTTGCCGCCGAGCTCCATGCTGAGGCGCTGGAGGTGCTCGGCGGACTGGCGCACCAGCGTGCGTCCGACCGGGGTCGAGCCGGTGAAGCTCACCTTGCGCAGCCGCGGGTCGCCCTGGAGGGTCTCGCTGACCTCGCGCGAGCGGGTCGTGGTGACGACGTTGAGCACGCCGGGCGGCAGGCCGGCCTCCTCGAGCACCGCGGCCAGCGCCAACATCGTCAACGGGGTCTGCTGGGCGGGCTTGACCACCATCGTGCAGCCCGCGGCGACGGCCGGGGCGATCTTGCGGGTGCCCATCGCGAGGGGGAAGTTCCACGGCGTGACGAACAGGCAGGGACCGACCGGCTTCTTCATCGTCAGCAGCCGGCTGCCGCCGGCCGGCGCGGGCATCCAGCGCCCGTGGATGCGCACCGCCTCCTCGGAGAACCAGCGCAGGAACTCGTTGCCGTAGCCCACCTCGCCGCGCGCCTCCGCCACCGGCTTGCCCATCTCCAGGCTCATCAGCTCGGCGAAGTCGTCGGTGCGCGCGGCCACGAGCTCGAAGGCGCGCCGCAGGATCTCGCCACGCTCACGCGGCGGCGTGCGCGCCCAGTCGTGCTGCGCGGCGACGGCCGCGTCGAGCGCGCTCACCGCATCGGCCACCGAGGCGTCGGCGACGTCGGTGAGCACCGAGGCGTCCGCGGGGTCGACGACCTCGAAGCGTCGGTCCTCGCTCGCCGGGCGCCAGGCGCCGGCGACGAAGAGGTTGCGGTGGTCGGGTCCGAGGAGGTCGAGTCCGCTCATGTCGCGATCCTGCCACCCCGCACCCACACCCGTCGCGCCACGAGCCGGCGTGACCGACGCCGCAAACTCGGGAGATTCCGAGGGATTCCGCTGACACGGCCGAGCGGGCCGTGACAACATCAGGGAGTCGATTTCAAAGGGAGCACTTTGATCTCGACACGAACCCCTCGCCGACCCCATGCGGCGAGGGGTTCACCTTTTCTCCCCTCTCTGAGCTCCACCCGTCGCATGCCACCGGTCGGGGCGGCGTCAGCGGGCCGCACTGAGGATCCGGCGCAGGATCGGCCCGGCGGTGCCGGATCCGGAGGCCCCGCGCTCGACGAGGACGGCGGCGGCGACGTCGCCCTGGGCCGCCACCATCCAGGCGTGGGTGCGCACCTCGCCGGCCTCGCCGTACTCGGCGGTGCCGGTCTTGGCGATCACCGGTGGGCCCGGCAGGTCGGCCAGCAGCCGGCCGCTGCCCTCGGTGACCACCGCGCGCAGCATCGCCCGCAGCTGACGTGCCTCGGCGCCGGTGAGCGGGTCGACGTCCTGCGGCGCGCCGACCTCGACGTCCTCGAGCAGGCGCGGGACGACGAGCGACCCCTCCTGCACCGAGCCGATCACCGCCGCCATCGCCATCGGGGAGGCCAGCACGGTGCCCTGGCCGATGAGGGCGGCGGCCGCCTC from Nocardioides sp. dk884 harbors:
- a CDS encoding DUF2332 domain-containing protein, coding for MEPFTDPAEQYALFASDASDSPCFSAWAAAVAQDEEVLAWLSTLPPIKQQPNLVFAAARWHGVPAPGPYDALRAALLGDDGSIRATILQRSTQTNEAGRMATLLPAFASLGLSEPISLLEVGASAGLCLYPDRWGYAWSTDAGPVLLGEEPRLRCEVRGGHAPLPEQLPQVAWRGGLDLNPGDVTDEDAMAWLENLMWPEQDERRERLRQAIKIARADPPHLVRGDLLTDLPALIEVAAVHGPVVVFHSAVIAYLEPADRERFHDLMTGLVADGVCHWVSNEGKRVLSRVTETGPPVPEEHSTFVTGVDGRAVAWTHGHGRSMRWVAEA
- a CDS encoding NfeD family protein, with protein sequence MTPFLIIGIVGLALLAVSLLFGDVLDGVGDGLLDGLGGEVFSTAVIGAFISAFGFGAAAVDGADGPLVLAVPVGLGAGVLFAWFAARLTRLVRGGGSDATLRTDDTIGRDGTVTTEIPADGLGTVRVLVGGHVVRLNARAEEPIPSGTAIHVTGVLSPTAVTVAPVWPLDPTD
- a CDS encoding flotillin family protein, producing the protein MPDSALVPVIGLIALVVLLVLLVTSRYKVAGPNEAFIVTGRKGKAVINPETGALTTDLSGQKVILGGGTFVIPFVQKLGTLDLSSRRISVQIRGAVSGQGIKLNVEGVAIVKVGGNADQIRLAAQRFLSQQADIEPFTQEVLAGALRSIVGGLTVEQIIRDRGAFAQRVADESENSLTGQGLILDTFQIQDVTDDGSYLADLGRPEAARIGQTAAIAEANARQAAEQARIKAEEEIAISQRTLALKQAEIKAETDAASATAAAAGPLAQAERDQAIFAEQEKVAVQQAALTERQLETEVRKPADAARYRVEQEAEAQRSAEIAAAEARKAASIAAAQAKAEEARLTGEAERSRRAALADAEAIEGAKRGEAEKARRTAEADALRAEGEAKAAATLAIGQAEAEAMDKRAEAFAHYNDAAVLQMLIEVLPQVAREVAAPIGAIDQLTVVSTEGAAALPRQVTDNVVQTMSMLKTTTGLDLEALIKRAVEGAVPSASAEPRDGIDGHDQLASRA
- a CDS encoding NAD-dependent succinate-semialdehyde dehydrogenase, which codes for MSGLDLLGPDHRNLFVAGAWRPASEDRRFEVVDPADASVLTDVADASVADAVSALDAAVAAQHDWARTPPRERGEILRRAFELVAARTDDFAELMSLEMGKPVAEARGEVGYGNEFLRWFSEEAVRIHGRWMPAPAGGSRLLTMKKPVGPCLFVTPWNFPLAMGTRKIAPAVAAGCTMVVKPAQQTPLTMLALAAVLEEAGLPPGVLNVVTTTRSREVSETLQGDPRLRKVSFTGSTPVGRTLVRQSAEHLQRLSMELGGNAPFVVFEDADLDAAVDGAMVAKMRNMGEACTAANRFVVHSSVAAEFGRRLAERMAAMRVGRGQDDGVEVGPLIDEAAVASVGRLVDAAVAEGAEVAGRGTVPEGAGYYYPPTVLLGVPHDAALVREEVFGPVAPITTFETEDDAVRLANDTEYGLASYVYTRDLARTIRMAEALDFGMVGINTGLLSNPAAPFGGVKASGFGREGGFEGIEEYLETTYVALPAD